The following coding sequences lie in one Arachis ipaensis cultivar K30076 chromosome B03, Araip1.1, whole genome shotgun sequence genomic window:
- the LOC107632155 gene encoding probable LRR receptor-like serine/threonine-protein kinase RFK1 isoform X5 has translation MEFRIFFALSIIALSCFRWMRFAESKLPQEEVDALGEITTMMGVTHWEFDGDTCQIKKVTLEPPSEAKSSIGCEYHPEKDNFSHVVRIEFKWYNLPGTLPPQMVKLPYLREIDLSLNYLNGTIPKEWASMKLTTIALMANRLSGEIPKELGNITTLVNLDLEANQLSGHVPSQLGNLINLQRLVLSSNNLSGTLPETFALLHNLTEFRISDNSFSGKIPSFIQNWKLLQRLVLRNCNITGEIPSDIWKMENLKMLDVSFNQLVGEIPTIKPAAPMTFIFLTGNKLTGNVPDSILAAGGNVDLSYNNLTWQGPGQSACQDNLNLNLNLFRSSLGTTKLQDVLPCSKTFKCPRYSSCLHVNSGGKDVMMKENGQNILYIGDSVPGGTAEYYNDLKKLWGFSSTGDFMDDDDIQNTRYTKTLSPSNLSELYATARVSPISLTYFHYCLENGNYTVKLHFAEIQFTNDRTCNSLGKRLFDIYVQDGLVLKDFNIEEKAHGAQKPYIATIPNVSVTDNILEIRLYYAGKGTERVPYPAAYGPLISAFSIVSNSKPCSVQKKAVNYIIVGVGFGITALCLVLIIVGILWWKHFFKGIIRTEKGVDGQYNQTGTYTLEQIRAATNDFSPANKIGEGGFGPVYKGQLSDGTWVAVKQLSSKSRQGNREFLNEIAMISCLQHPNLVKLHGFCIENNQLMLVYEYMENNSLAHALFSSENQLKLDWSTRHRICIGIAKGLAFLHEESRLKIVHRDIKSTNVLLDGNLNPKISDFGLARLDEEEETHISTRVAGTVGYMAPEYALWGHLSYKADVYSYGIVVLEIVSGKNNKSYMPSDDCLCLLDKAFHLQSTENIMALVDERLGLEVNPTEAENMLKVALLCTNVSPSLRPTMSEVVNMLEEKTSIPDVVPESFFREDLRFRAIRDIYQHGENQSLSSSKTGSLIGYFVPTSSSVSGNDMHEICSKS, from the exons ATGGAATTCAGAATCTTCTTTGCTTTATCAATCATTGCTTTGAGTTGTTTCAGATGGATGAGGTTTGCAGAATCCAAATTACCACAGGAAGAAG TTGATGCTCTTGGAGAAATCACTACCATGATGGGTGTCACCCACTGGGAATTTGATGGTGATACTTGTCAAATTAAAAAGGTGACATTAGAGCCACCCAGTGAAGCTAAAAGCAGCATTGGTTGTGAGTACCATCCTGAAAAGGACAACTTCTCTCATGTAGTAAGGAT TGAGTTCAAATGGTACAATCTTCCTGGCACTCTTCCACCTCAGATGGTTAAGCTTCCTTACCTCAGAGAAAT TGATCTTTCTCTCAACTACCTAAATGGTACCATCCCAAAGGAATGGGCTTCAATGAAACTGACTACAAT TGCTCTAATGGCTAATCGTTTATCGGGGGAGATTCCTAAGGAGTTGGGAAATATTACAACTCTAGTGAACCT GGACCTTGAAGCAAACCAATTATCTGGTCATGTACCCTCTCAACTTGGAAATCTGATTAACCTGCAAAGATT GGTTCTATCATCCAATAATTTGTCTGGGACCCTACCAGAGACATTTGCTCTATTACATAATTTGACAGAGTT TAGGATAAGTGATAATAGTTTCAGTGGAAAAATACCCAGCTTCATTCAGAACTGGAAGCTACTTCAAAGACT GGTTTTGAGAAACTGCAATATTACTGGAGAGATTCCTAGTGACATCTGGAAAATGGAGAATTTGAAAATGCT GGATGTGAGTTTTAATCAGTTGGTTGGCGAAATTCCAACTATCAAACCTGCAGCACCAATGACTTTTAT CTTCCTAACTGGCAACAAACTAACTGGTAATGTACCTGACTCAATCTTGGCGGCGGGAGGCAATGT TGATCTTTCTTATAACAACCTTACGTGGCAAGGACCTGGGCAATCTGCTTGTCAAGATAACTT GAATTTAAACTTAAACTTGTTCCGGAGTTCTTTGGGGACCACAAAATT ACAGGATGTTCTCCCATGTTCAAAGACCTTTAAGTGTCCTAGAT ACTCAAGCTGTTTGCATGTGAATAGTGGTGGAAAGGATGTAATGATGAAAGAAAATGGTCAAAATATCCTTTATATAGGGGATAGTGTGCCGGGTGGTACTGCTGAATATTATAATGACCTTAAAAAGCTTTGGGGGTTTAGCAGCACTGGTGACTTCATGGATGATGATGACATCCAAAATACACGTTACACCAAGACATTGTCACCTTCAAATTTGTCTGAATTATATGCAACGGCACGAGTGTCCCCTATTTCGCTCACCTATTTCCATTATTGCTTGGAAAATGGGAACTATACAGTAAAGCTCCACTTTGCAGAAATACAGTTTACTAATGATAGGACATGTAACAGTCTTGGGAAACGCTTATTCGATATCTATGTCCAG GATGGACTAGTTTTGAAGGATTTTAACATTGAAGAGAAAGCACATGgtgctcaaaaaccatatatagCAACAATTCCTAATGTCAGCGTAACAGACAATATTCTAGAGATCCGACTCTACTATGCTGGCAAGGGAACTGAAAGGGTTCCTTATCCTGCAGCTTATGGTCCCCTCATATCAGCTTTCTCTATTGTTTCTA ATTCTAAACCTTGTTCAGTCCAAAAGAAAGCAGTGAATTATATAATAGTTGGAGTTGGATTTGGAATTACAGCTCTTTGCCTAGTCCTTATTATAGTAGGGATTCTTTGGTGGAAACACTTCTTCAAAGGAATAATTAGGACAGAAAAAG GTGTTGATGGACAATATAATCAGACAGGGACATATACATTAGAACAAATTAGAGCTGCCACAAATGATTTCTCTCCTGCTAACAAGATTGGGGAAGGTGGTTTTGGTCCTGTCTACAAG GGTCAGTTATCCGATGGTACTTGGGTAGCGGTCAAACAGCTTTCTTCGAAGTCACGGCAGGGGAATCGTGAATTTTTAAATGAGATAGCCATGATATCTTGTTTGCAACACCCTAATCTTGTGAAACTTCATGGATTTTGCATTGAAAACAATCAACTAATGCTGGTGTATGAGTACATGGAAAATAATAGCCTGGCTCATGCTTTATTCA GCTCAGAGAATCAGCTTAAACTTGATTGGTCAACAAGGCATAGAATCTGTATTGGCATAGCAAAAGGTCTTGCATTTCTTCATGAAGAATCTAGACTCAAGATTGTTCATCGAGATATCAAATCTACTAATGTGTTACTGGATGGGAACTTAAACCCTAAAATATCCGATTTTGGGTTGGCTAGGCTTGATGAAGAGGAAGAGACTCACATCAGCACCAGAGTGGCAGGAACAGT AGGATACATGGCACCGGAATATGCATTATGGGGTCACCTGTCTTACAAGGCTGATGTATACAGTTATGGAATTGTGGTCTTGGAAATTGTCAGtggaaagaacaataaaagttACATGCCAAGTGATGATTGTCTTTGTCTTTTAGATAAG GCATTTCATCTTCAATCCACTGAAAACATAATGGCACTGGTTGATGAAAGGCTGGGATTAGAGGTGAACCCAACCGAAGCAGAAAACATGTTGAAAGTAGCTCTGCTGTGTACGAATGTATCGCCGTCTCTTAGGCCTACAATGTCAGAGGTTGTGAACATGCTTGAAGAAAAAACTAGCATCCCAGATGTTGTACCGGAATCTTTTTTTCGTGAAGATTTAAGGTTTAGAGCCATAAGAGACATCTATCAACACGGTGAAAATCAAAGTTTGTCTTCAAGCAAAACAGGCAGTTTAATAGGATATTTTGTACCTACTTCTTCCTCAGTCTCTGGCAATGACATGCATGaaatatgctcaaaatcataG
- the LOC107632155 gene encoding probable LRR receptor-like serine/threonine-protein kinase RFK1 isoform X3, with protein MRFAESKLPQEEVDALGEITTMMGVTHWEFDGDTCQIKKVTLEPPSEAKSSIGCEYHPEKDNFSHVVRIEFKWYNLPGTLPPQMVKLPYLREIDLSLNYLNGTIPKEWASMKLTTIALMANRLSGEIPKELGNITTLVNLDLEANQLSGHVPSQLGNLINLQRLVLSSNNLSGTLPETFALLHNLTEFRISDNSFSGKIPSFIQNWKLLQRLEMHASGLEGPIPSNISLLSNLTILRISDIDGPSQDFPVLSSMKKMRRLVLRNCNITGEIPSDIWKMENLKMLDVSFNQLVGEIPTIKPAAPMTFIFLTGNKLTGNVPDSILAAGGNVDLSYNNLTWQGPGQSACQDNLNLNLNLFRSSLGTTKLQDVLPCSKTFKCPRYSSCLHVNSGGKDVMMKENGQNILYIGDSVPGGTAEYYNDLKKLWGFSSTGDFMDDDDIQNTRYTKTLSPSNLSELYATARVSPISLTYFHYCLENGNYTVKLHFAEIQFTNDRTCNSLGKRLFDIYVQDGLVLKDFNIEEKAHGAQKPYIATIPNVSVTDNILEIRLYYAGKGTERVPYPAAYGPLISAFSIVSNSKPCSVQKKAVNYIIVGVGFGITALCLVLIIVGILWWKHFFKGIIRTEKGVDGQYNQTGTYTLEQIRAATNDFSPANKIGEGGFGPVYKGQLSDGTWVAVKQLSSKSRQGNREFLNEIAMISCLQHPNLVKLHGFCIENNQLMLVYEYMENNSLAHALFSSENQLKLDWSTRHRICIGIAKGLAFLHEESRLKIVHRDIKSTNVLLDGNLNPKISDFGLARLDEEEETHISTRVAGTVGYMAPEYALWGHLSYKADVYSYGIVVLEIVSGKNNKSYMPSDDCLCLLDKAFHLQSTENIMALVDERLGLEVNPTEAENMLKVALLCTNVSPSLRPTMSEVVNMLEEKTSIPDVVPESFFREDLRFRAIRDIYQHGENQSLSSSKTGSLIGYFVPTSSSVSGNDMHEICSKS; from the exons ATGAGGTTTGCAGAATCCAAATTACCACAGGAAGAAG TTGATGCTCTTGGAGAAATCACTACCATGATGGGTGTCACCCACTGGGAATTTGATGGTGATACTTGTCAAATTAAAAAGGTGACATTAGAGCCACCCAGTGAAGCTAAAAGCAGCATTGGTTGTGAGTACCATCCTGAAAAGGACAACTTCTCTCATGTAGTAAGGAT TGAGTTCAAATGGTACAATCTTCCTGGCACTCTTCCACCTCAGATGGTTAAGCTTCCTTACCTCAGAGAAAT TGATCTTTCTCTCAACTACCTAAATGGTACCATCCCAAAGGAATGGGCTTCAATGAAACTGACTACAAT TGCTCTAATGGCTAATCGTTTATCGGGGGAGATTCCTAAGGAGTTGGGAAATATTACAACTCTAGTGAACCT GGACCTTGAAGCAAACCAATTATCTGGTCATGTACCCTCTCAACTTGGAAATCTGATTAACCTGCAAAGATT GGTTCTATCATCCAATAATTTGTCTGGGACCCTACCAGAGACATTTGCTCTATTACATAATTTGACAGAGTT TAGGATAAGTGATAATAGTTTCAGTGGAAAAATACCCAGCTTCATTCAGAACTGGAAGCTACTTCAAAGACT AGAGATGCATGCAAGTGGACTGGAGGGACCAATCCCATCAAATATATCTCTTTTGAGTAATTTAACTATTTT GAGGATTAGTGACATAGATGGTCCAAGTCAGGATTTTCCAGTTTTAAGCagcatgaaaaaaatgagaagatT GGTTTTGAGAAACTGCAATATTACTGGAGAGATTCCTAGTGACATCTGGAAAATGGAGAATTTGAAAATGCT GGATGTGAGTTTTAATCAGTTGGTTGGCGAAATTCCAACTATCAAACCTGCAGCACCAATGACTTTTAT CTTCCTAACTGGCAACAAACTAACTGGTAATGTACCTGACTCAATCTTGGCGGCGGGAGGCAATGT TGATCTTTCTTATAACAACCTTACGTGGCAAGGACCTGGGCAATCTGCTTGTCAAGATAACTT GAATTTAAACTTAAACTTGTTCCGGAGTTCTTTGGGGACCACAAAATT ACAGGATGTTCTCCCATGTTCAAAGACCTTTAAGTGTCCTAGAT ACTCAAGCTGTTTGCATGTGAATAGTGGTGGAAAGGATGTAATGATGAAAGAAAATGGTCAAAATATCCTTTATATAGGGGATAGTGTGCCGGGTGGTACTGCTGAATATTATAATGACCTTAAAAAGCTTTGGGGGTTTAGCAGCACTGGTGACTTCATGGATGATGATGACATCCAAAATACACGTTACACCAAGACATTGTCACCTTCAAATTTGTCTGAATTATATGCAACGGCACGAGTGTCCCCTATTTCGCTCACCTATTTCCATTATTGCTTGGAAAATGGGAACTATACAGTAAAGCTCCACTTTGCAGAAATACAGTTTACTAATGATAGGACATGTAACAGTCTTGGGAAACGCTTATTCGATATCTATGTCCAG GATGGACTAGTTTTGAAGGATTTTAACATTGAAGAGAAAGCACATGgtgctcaaaaaccatatatagCAACAATTCCTAATGTCAGCGTAACAGACAATATTCTAGAGATCCGACTCTACTATGCTGGCAAGGGAACTGAAAGGGTTCCTTATCCTGCAGCTTATGGTCCCCTCATATCAGCTTTCTCTATTGTTTCTA ATTCTAAACCTTGTTCAGTCCAAAAGAAAGCAGTGAATTATATAATAGTTGGAGTTGGATTTGGAATTACAGCTCTTTGCCTAGTCCTTATTATAGTAGGGATTCTTTGGTGGAAACACTTCTTCAAAGGAATAATTAGGACAGAAAAAG GTGTTGATGGACAATATAATCAGACAGGGACATATACATTAGAACAAATTAGAGCTGCCACAAATGATTTCTCTCCTGCTAACAAGATTGGGGAAGGTGGTTTTGGTCCTGTCTACAAG GGTCAGTTATCCGATGGTACTTGGGTAGCGGTCAAACAGCTTTCTTCGAAGTCACGGCAGGGGAATCGTGAATTTTTAAATGAGATAGCCATGATATCTTGTTTGCAACACCCTAATCTTGTGAAACTTCATGGATTTTGCATTGAAAACAATCAACTAATGCTGGTGTATGAGTACATGGAAAATAATAGCCTGGCTCATGCTTTATTCA GCTCAGAGAATCAGCTTAAACTTGATTGGTCAACAAGGCATAGAATCTGTATTGGCATAGCAAAAGGTCTTGCATTTCTTCATGAAGAATCTAGACTCAAGATTGTTCATCGAGATATCAAATCTACTAATGTGTTACTGGATGGGAACTTAAACCCTAAAATATCCGATTTTGGGTTGGCTAGGCTTGATGAAGAGGAAGAGACTCACATCAGCACCAGAGTGGCAGGAACAGT AGGATACATGGCACCGGAATATGCATTATGGGGTCACCTGTCTTACAAGGCTGATGTATACAGTTATGGAATTGTGGTCTTGGAAATTGTCAGtggaaagaacaataaaagttACATGCCAAGTGATGATTGTCTTTGTCTTTTAGATAAG GCATTTCATCTTCAATCCACTGAAAACATAATGGCACTGGTTGATGAAAGGCTGGGATTAGAGGTGAACCCAACCGAAGCAGAAAACATGTTGAAAGTAGCTCTGCTGTGTACGAATGTATCGCCGTCTCTTAGGCCTACAATGTCAGAGGTTGTGAACATGCTTGAAGAAAAAACTAGCATCCCAGATGTTGTACCGGAATCTTTTTTTCGTGAAGATTTAAGGTTTAGAGCCATAAGAGACATCTATCAACACGGTGAAAATCAAAGTTTGTCTTCAAGCAAAACAGGCAGTTTAATAGGATATTTTGTACCTACTTCTTCCTCAGTCTCTGGCAATGACATGCATGaaatatgctcaaaatcataG
- the LOC107632155 gene encoding probable LRR receptor-like serine/threonine-protein kinase RFK1 isoform X6, whose protein sequence is MYEFKWYNLPGTLPPQMVKLPYLREIDLSLNYLNGTIPKEWASMKLTTIALMANRLSGEIPKELGNITTLVNLDLEANQLSGHVPSQLGNLINLQRLVLSSNNLSGTLPETFALLHNLTEFRISDNSFSGKIPSFIQNWKLLQRLEMHASGLEGPIPSNISLLSNLTILRISDIDGPSQDFPVLSSMKKMRRLVLRNCNITGEIPSDIWKMENLKMLDVSFNQLVGEIPTIKPAAPMTFIFLTGNKLTGNVPDSILAAGGNVDLSYNNLTWQGPGQSACQDNLNLNLNLFRSSLGTTKLQDVLPCSKTFKCPRYSSCLHVNSGGKDVMMKENGQNILYIGDSVPGGTAEYYNDLKKLWGFSSTGDFMDDDDIQNTRYTKTLSPSNLSELYATARVSPISLTYFHYCLENGNYTVKLHFAEIQFTNDRTCNSLGKRLFDIYVQDGLVLKDFNIEEKAHGAQKPYIATIPNVSVTDNILEIRLYYAGKGTERVPYPAAYGPLISAFSIVSNSKPCSVQKKAVNYIIVGVGFGITALCLVLIIVGILWWKHFFKGIIRTEKGVDGQYNQTGTYTLEQIRAATNDFSPANKIGEGGFGPVYKGQLSDGTWVAVKQLSSKSRQGNREFLNEIAMISCLQHPNLVKLHGFCIENNQLMLVYEYMENNSLAHALFSSENQLKLDWSTRHRICIGIAKGLAFLHEESRLKIVHRDIKSTNVLLDGNLNPKISDFGLARLDEEEETHISTRVAGTVGYMAPEYALWGHLSYKADVYSYGIVVLEIVSGKNNKSYMPSDDCLCLLDKAFHLQSTENIMALVDERLGLEVNPTEAENMLKVALLCTNVSPSLRPTMSEVVNMLEEKTSIPDVVPESFFREDLRFRAIRDIYQHGENQSLSSSKTGSLIGYFVPTSSSVSGNDMHEICSKS, encoded by the exons ATGTA TGAGTTCAAATGGTACAATCTTCCTGGCACTCTTCCACCTCAGATGGTTAAGCTTCCTTACCTCAGAGAAAT TGATCTTTCTCTCAACTACCTAAATGGTACCATCCCAAAGGAATGGGCTTCAATGAAACTGACTACAAT TGCTCTAATGGCTAATCGTTTATCGGGGGAGATTCCTAAGGAGTTGGGAAATATTACAACTCTAGTGAACCT GGACCTTGAAGCAAACCAATTATCTGGTCATGTACCCTCTCAACTTGGAAATCTGATTAACCTGCAAAGATT GGTTCTATCATCCAATAATTTGTCTGGGACCCTACCAGAGACATTTGCTCTATTACATAATTTGACAGAGTT TAGGATAAGTGATAATAGTTTCAGTGGAAAAATACCCAGCTTCATTCAGAACTGGAAGCTACTTCAAAGACT AGAGATGCATGCAAGTGGACTGGAGGGACCAATCCCATCAAATATATCTCTTTTGAGTAATTTAACTATTTT GAGGATTAGTGACATAGATGGTCCAAGTCAGGATTTTCCAGTTTTAAGCagcatgaaaaaaatgagaagatT GGTTTTGAGAAACTGCAATATTACTGGAGAGATTCCTAGTGACATCTGGAAAATGGAGAATTTGAAAATGCT GGATGTGAGTTTTAATCAGTTGGTTGGCGAAATTCCAACTATCAAACCTGCAGCACCAATGACTTTTAT CTTCCTAACTGGCAACAAACTAACTGGTAATGTACCTGACTCAATCTTGGCGGCGGGAGGCAATGT TGATCTTTCTTATAACAACCTTACGTGGCAAGGACCTGGGCAATCTGCTTGTCAAGATAACTT GAATTTAAACTTAAACTTGTTCCGGAGTTCTTTGGGGACCACAAAATT ACAGGATGTTCTCCCATGTTCAAAGACCTTTAAGTGTCCTAGAT ACTCAAGCTGTTTGCATGTGAATAGTGGTGGAAAGGATGTAATGATGAAAGAAAATGGTCAAAATATCCTTTATATAGGGGATAGTGTGCCGGGTGGTACTGCTGAATATTATAATGACCTTAAAAAGCTTTGGGGGTTTAGCAGCACTGGTGACTTCATGGATGATGATGACATCCAAAATACACGTTACACCAAGACATTGTCACCTTCAAATTTGTCTGAATTATATGCAACGGCACGAGTGTCCCCTATTTCGCTCACCTATTTCCATTATTGCTTGGAAAATGGGAACTATACAGTAAAGCTCCACTTTGCAGAAATACAGTTTACTAATGATAGGACATGTAACAGTCTTGGGAAACGCTTATTCGATATCTATGTCCAG GATGGACTAGTTTTGAAGGATTTTAACATTGAAGAGAAAGCACATGgtgctcaaaaaccatatatagCAACAATTCCTAATGTCAGCGTAACAGACAATATTCTAGAGATCCGACTCTACTATGCTGGCAAGGGAACTGAAAGGGTTCCTTATCCTGCAGCTTATGGTCCCCTCATATCAGCTTTCTCTATTGTTTCTA ATTCTAAACCTTGTTCAGTCCAAAAGAAAGCAGTGAATTATATAATAGTTGGAGTTGGATTTGGAATTACAGCTCTTTGCCTAGTCCTTATTATAGTAGGGATTCTTTGGTGGAAACACTTCTTCAAAGGAATAATTAGGACAGAAAAAG GTGTTGATGGACAATATAATCAGACAGGGACATATACATTAGAACAAATTAGAGCTGCCACAAATGATTTCTCTCCTGCTAACAAGATTGGGGAAGGTGGTTTTGGTCCTGTCTACAAG GGTCAGTTATCCGATGGTACTTGGGTAGCGGTCAAACAGCTTTCTTCGAAGTCACGGCAGGGGAATCGTGAATTTTTAAATGAGATAGCCATGATATCTTGTTTGCAACACCCTAATCTTGTGAAACTTCATGGATTTTGCATTGAAAACAATCAACTAATGCTGGTGTATGAGTACATGGAAAATAATAGCCTGGCTCATGCTTTATTCA GCTCAGAGAATCAGCTTAAACTTGATTGGTCAACAAGGCATAGAATCTGTATTGGCATAGCAAAAGGTCTTGCATTTCTTCATGAAGAATCTAGACTCAAGATTGTTCATCGAGATATCAAATCTACTAATGTGTTACTGGATGGGAACTTAAACCCTAAAATATCCGATTTTGGGTTGGCTAGGCTTGATGAAGAGGAAGAGACTCACATCAGCACCAGAGTGGCAGGAACAGT AGGATACATGGCACCGGAATATGCATTATGGGGTCACCTGTCTTACAAGGCTGATGTATACAGTTATGGAATTGTGGTCTTGGAAATTGTCAGtggaaagaacaataaaagttACATGCCAAGTGATGATTGTCTTTGTCTTTTAGATAAG GCATTTCATCTTCAATCCACTGAAAACATAATGGCACTGGTTGATGAAAGGCTGGGATTAGAGGTGAACCCAACCGAAGCAGAAAACATGTTGAAAGTAGCTCTGCTGTGTACGAATGTATCGCCGTCTCTTAGGCCTACAATGTCAGAGGTTGTGAACATGCTTGAAGAAAAAACTAGCATCCCAGATGTTGTACCGGAATCTTTTTTTCGTGAAGATTTAAGGTTTAGAGCCATAAGAGACATCTATCAACACGGTGAAAATCAAAGTTTGTCTTCAAGCAAAACAGGCAGTTTAATAGGATATTTTGTACCTACTTCTTCCTCAGTCTCTGGCAATGACATGCATGaaatatgctcaaaatcataG